The following are encoded in a window of Kiritimatiellia bacterium genomic DNA:
- a CDS encoding sugar-binding protein, translating to MATAKKNCFLGMNNPKSKTANQKLVGRKARAGIFALAAACLLAAWSGHAAEMFVPKAAKPPVLDGKISDEEWNGAGKSGKFMILGDTANAAEEQTEAFVMRDDKNLYVAFRCHESHVDKIKAAVKERNGPVLGDDDVEFFMCEGENPVNGWHRGRVSTYNICRL from the coding sequence ATGGCAACAGCGAAGAAAAACTGTTTTTTGGGCATGAATAATCCAAAATCCAAAACCGCAAATCAAAAATTGGTTGGGCGCAAAGCCCGTGCCGGAATATTCGCGCTGGCGGCGGCGTGTTTGCTCGCGGCCTGGAGCGGGCATGCGGCTGAAATGTTCGTGCCGAAGGCGGCCAAGCCGCCGGTATTGGATGGCAAGATCAGCGATGAGGAATGGAACGGCGCGGGAAAGTCGGGCAAATTCATGATCCTTGGCGATACCGCCAACGCGGCGGAGGAACAAACCGAGGCGTTTGTCATGCGCGATGACAAAAATCTCTACGTCGCGTTCCGTTGTCATGAGTCGCATGTTGACAAAATCAAGGCGGCCGTAAAAGAGAGAAACGGACCGGTATTGGGTGATGACGACGTGGAATTTTTCATGTGTGAGGGAGAAAATCCCGTAAATGGGTGGCATCGGGGACGCGTCTCAACTTATAACATTTGCCGGTTATGA
- the fusA gene encoding elongation factor G, translated as MKRHIEITRVRNVGIMAHIDAGKTTVSERLLFYCGKTHKVGEVHEGMATMDWMDQERERGITIASAATTLPWKGHDITLIDTPGHVDFTAEVERSLRVLDGAVALFCAVGGVQPQSEQVWKQSEKYGVPKIAFVNKMDRTGADFFKVLKKIQEELGANAVPVVVPIGKEEHFEGVIDLIAMKAVYYADEDLGRTFHETDIPSDKLAKARKWRANLVEKCAEQCDVLLEKFLAGQDLSEAEILSIIRKATIARRVVPVYCGSAFKNKGIQRLLDGIVRFLPSPVDDPPVEGFRDASKQTVCKRLPQDDEKFSAVVFKIVSDKHAGKLTYIRIYSGTIKSGATVLNSTQDIKQRVGRLLRIHANRQEGIEYAFAGDIVAAVGIGEARTGDTLCDENDPIILEAIEFPAPVMSVSIRTESRLESEKLSGALYRLAEEDPTFLVKLDQETKETVISGMGELHLEILVERLRREFGVAATVGKPEVAFRETGTVVSEGYYKHVKQSGGRGQYAHVCLRLEPLDTGVGFEFVNEIRSGHIPAEYIPAVEKGVIKAMQKGPFAKFPVVDMRVTLFDGSFHEVDSNDHAFQEAGRACFNEVFLKCQPELIEPVMSLEVTTPEEFVGPITGSVCQRRGRIDSMEMQGTNRVITGMAPLSEMFGYANVIRTVSQGRAFYTMHFERYEAVPFALAEEIVKQRRRPAGKK; from the coding sequence ATGAAACGCCACATTGAAATCACGCGCGTGCGCAACGTCGGCATTATGGCGCACATTGACGCCGGCAAAACGACGGTCAGCGAGCGGCTCCTCTTTTACTGCGGCAAAACGCACAAGGTCGGCGAGGTGCACGAAGGCATGGCCACCATGGACTGGATGGACCAGGAACGCGAGCGCGGCATCACCATCGCCTCGGCGGCCACCACCCTGCCCTGGAAGGGACATGATATAACCCTCATTGACACTCCCGGCCACGTTGATTTCACCGCCGAGGTTGAGCGCAGCCTGCGCGTGCTGGACGGCGCCGTGGCTCTTTTTTGCGCGGTCGGCGGCGTCCAGCCGCAGTCCGAACAGGTCTGGAAACAGAGCGAGAAATACGGCGTTCCCAAAATCGCCTTCGTGAACAAAATGGACCGGACCGGCGCCGATTTTTTCAAGGTCCTCAAAAAAATCCAGGAGGAGCTCGGCGCCAACGCCGTGCCGGTGGTGGTGCCGATCGGCAAGGAGGAGCATTTTGAGGGAGTCATTGATCTCATCGCAATGAAGGCGGTTTATTACGCTGATGAAGACCTGGGCCGGACTTTTCATGAAACCGATATTCCTTCCGACAAACTGGCCAAGGCGCGCAAATGGCGCGCAAACCTGGTGGAAAAATGCGCCGAGCAGTGCGATGTTCTCCTGGAAAAATTCCTCGCCGGCCAGGATTTATCCGAAGCCGAGATTCTCTCAATCATCCGCAAGGCCACAATCGCCCGCCGCGTGGTGCCGGTCTATTGCGGGTCCGCTTTTAAAAACAAGGGTATCCAGCGCCTGTTGGACGGCATAGTTCGTTTCCTGCCCTCGCCTGTTGATGATCCGCCGGTGGAAGGCTTCCGCGACGCCTCAAAGCAGACCGTTTGCAAGCGTCTGCCCCAGGACGACGAAAAATTTTCCGCCGTCGTTTTTAAAATCGTCTCCGACAAGCACGCCGGCAAGCTGACTTATATCAGGATTTATTCCGGGACGATCAAGTCCGGCGCGACCGTCCTGAACAGCACCCAGGATATCAAACAGCGCGTCGGGCGGTTGCTGCGCATTCACGCAAACCGGCAGGAAGGCATTGAATACGCCTTTGCCGGGGACATTGTCGCCGCGGTGGGTATCGGCGAGGCGCGCACCGGCGACACTCTCTGCGACGAAAACGACCCGATCATCCTTGAGGCCATTGAATTTCCGGCGCCGGTCATGTCGGTCAGCATCCGCACCGAGAGCCGCCTGGAGAGCGAAAAACTCTCCGGGGCGCTCTATCGCCTGGCGGAGGAAGACCCGACTTTCCTGGTGAAGCTTGACCAGGAGACAAAGGAAACGGTCATATCCGGCATGGGCGAACTGCATCTTGAGATCCTGGTTGAAAGGCTGCGGCGCGAATTCGGGGTCGCGGCAACGGTCGGGAAACCGGAGGTGGCTTTCCGCGAAACCGGGACCGTGGTCTCCGAGGGATATTACAAACACGTCAAACAGAGCGGCGGGCGTGGACAGTACGCCCACGTCTGCCTGCGTCTGGAGCCGCTGGATACCGGCGTCGGATTTGAGTTTGTAAACGAAATCCGCAGCGGCCATATTCCGGCGGAGTATATTCCGGCCGTTGAAAAGGGCGTCATCAAGGCCATGCAGAAGGGGCCGTTCGCAAAATTCCCGGTGGTGGATATGCGCGTCACGCTGTTTGACGGCTCGTTTCACGAGGTTGATTCCAACGACCACGCTTTCCAGGAGGCGGGCCGCGCCTGTTTTAACGAGGTGTTTCTGAAATGCCAGCCAGAATTAATTGAACCGGTCATGTCGCTTGAAGTAACCACGCCGGAGGAGTTTGTCGGGCCGATTACAGGCAGCGTCTGCCAGCGGCGCGGCCGCATTGACTCCATGGAAATGCAGGGGACCAACCGCGTCATTACCGGGATGGCGCCATTGAGCGAGATGTTCGGTTATGCGAACGTCATCCGCACCGTCAGCCAGGGCCGCGCATTTTATACCATGCATTTTGAGCGCTACGAGGCCGTGCCGTTTGCGCTGGCCGAGGAAATCGTCAAACAACGCCGCCGGCCGGCGGGGAAAAAATAG
- a CDS encoding class A beta-lactamase-related serine hydrolase, which produces MRRKIIRTIFFIGGVCLLAAGCRPGAPPEQSGENIPPGRAVAWNNLEKHLARRSAPAPTGEIKSRLINYLAGASVRGRYGVYFENLNSGARFGINENEPCNQWSLLKVAVAATVLKKIERRELSLADKVKLSAADLDTATLFPELNRAGDDLTVRELLERLIRHSDNASSAALGRLFKADEFQETLLAMGARPAPPGQPANFLPPASPREYANILRDLYLAGYLSRPSSQLILALMADTCYDSQIRAGLPGKVKVANKVGFNAGCGEFHDCGIVCLPGAPYLLCIMSRNSTREEAERVMKELSRQIYEFARETAQHY; this is translated from the coding sequence ATGAGACGAAAAATTATCCGGACAATTTTTTTTATCGGCGGCGTTTGCCTGCTGGCGGCGGGCTGCCGTCCTGGCGCGCCCCCGGAACAATCCGGGGAAAATATCCCCCCCGGCCGCGCGGTCGCCTGGAATAATCTTGAAAAACATCTCGCCCGCCGTTCGGCGCCGGCGCCAACCGGAGAAATAAAAAGCCGGCTGATCAACTATCTGGCCGGCGCTTCCGTGCGGGGCCGCTACGGCGTTTATTTTGAAAACCTGAATTCCGGCGCCCGGTTTGGAATCAACGAGAATGAACCCTGTAACCAGTGGAGCCTTCTCAAGGTGGCGGTGGCGGCAACCGTCCTGAAAAAAATTGAACGCCGGGAATTGAGTCTGGCCGATAAAGTTAAATTGAGCGCGGCGGACCTGGATACGGCCACTCTTTTCCCGGAATTAAACCGCGCCGGGGATGATTTGACCGTGCGCGAACTTCTGGAACGGCTGATCAGGCATTCCGATAATGCCTCCTCCGCCGCGCTCGGCCGCCTTTTCAAGGCCGATGAATTCCAGGAAACGCTCCTGGCCATGGGCGCCCGGCCGGCGCCGCCCGGCCAGCCCGCCAATTTTCTGCCGCCGGCCTCTCCCAGGGAATACGCCAATATTCTGCGCGACCTTTATCTTGCCGGCTATCTCTCCCGGCCGTCATCGCAATTAATCCTGGCTCTGATGGCCGACACTTGTTACGACAGCCAGATTCGCGCGGGATTGCCGGGCAAAGTCAAGGTGGCCAACAAGGTAGGCTTTAACGCCGGCTGCGGCGAATTCCATGATTGCGGCATTGTCTGCCTTCCTGGCGCGCCCTACCTGCTCTGCATCATGAGCAGAAACAGCACGAGGGAGGAAGCGGAGCGCGTGATGAAAGAGCTTTCGCGGCAGATCTACGAGTTTGCGCGCGAAACAGCGCAGCATTACTGA
- the cobT gene encoding nicotinate-nucleotide--dimethylbenzimidazole phosphoribosyltransferase → MQNNQSLFEETIRNIKPLRGDLIARAYERLDNLAKPKRSLGFLEEIAARLAVIIGGEKPAMGKRRVCIFVGDHGVVRESVSAYPQEVTLAMVHNFIAGKAAINVLGRRAGAEVEVIDVGMACDPGQLPGLVRQNVRRGAGNIARGPAMAVHEALQAITVGINRAEIAFEQDVAVLATGEMGIGNTTPATALFAAYLNLPADKLVGPGTGLDEAGVRKKAEIVAAALAVNRERCGSALETLAALGGLEIAGICGLCLGAAARSRPVAVDGFISGAGALAAIRICPAVRDYLFFAHLSAESGHRLFFEKEKLRPLISLDMRLGEGTGAAIAMQIMEDALAVYNEMATFAEAGIAPGA, encoded by the coding sequence ATGCAGAATAATCAGTCATTATTTGAAGAAACCATCCGTAACATCAAGCCATTGCGGGGGGATTTGATCGCCCGCGCTTACGAGCGGCTTGATAATCTCGCCAAACCAAAACGCAGTCTGGGTTTCCTGGAGGAAATCGCCGCGCGGCTTGCGGTTATAATCGGCGGCGAAAAACCTGCTATGGGCAAACGCCGCGTCTGCATTTTCGTCGGCGACCACGGCGTGGTCCGCGAAAGCGTCAGCGCTTATCCCCAGGAGGTAACGCTGGCCATGGTGCACAATTTCATTGCCGGAAAAGCGGCCATTAACGTGCTCGGCCGCCGCGCCGGCGCGGAAGTTGAGGTGATTGACGTTGGCATGGCATGCGACCCCGGACAATTGCCCGGCCTCGTCCGGCAAAATGTCCGCCGCGGAGCGGGCAATATCGCCAGGGGCCCGGCCATGGCAGTTCATGAGGCCTTGCAGGCCATAACCGTCGGCATAAACCGGGCCGAAATTGCGTTTGAACAGGATGTTGCCGTGCTGGCGACCGGTGAAATGGGCATTGGCAATACCACGCCCGCCACGGCGCTCTTTGCGGCCTATCTCAACCTGCCGGCGGATAAACTGGTCGGACCGGGCACCGGCTTGGATGAAGCGGGCGTGCGGAAGAAGGCGGAGATCGTCGCGGCCGCTTTGGCTGTTAATCGGGAGCGGTGCGGCAGCGCGCTGGAAACTTTGGCCGCGCTCGGCGGCCTTGAAATCGCGGGAATCTGCGGCCTGTGCCTCGGCGCGGCGGCCCGTTCCCGGCCGGTTGCGGTGGACGGATTTATTTCCGGCGCCGGCGCGCTCGCGGCGATCAGGATTTGCCCGGCCGTCAGGGATTATCTCTTTTTTGCCCATCTCAGCGCGGAATCAGGGCACCGCCTTTTTTTTGAAAAGGAAAAATTGCGGCCGCTTATCAGCCTTGACATGCGGCTGGGCGAAGGGACCGGCGCGGCGATTGCCATGCAAATCATGGAAGACGCCCTCGCGGTCTACAACGAAATGGCGACTTTTGCCGAAGCCGGCATCGCGCCGGGCGCGTAA
- a CDS encoding radical SAM protein, whose protein sequence is MKILFVYPDLNIRGGARSFQFGIGMISAVLKTRGHQTRLHYLFGRYDPRPLQHDIAAWQPDIIAFSAVSPQYHYVRRLFRDLQPFKAFTILGGQHATLSPECLGEIKGLDAVCVGEGEYPMLELAEALEKNNDPSGIRNLWVKRKDGEIIRSETRPFVENLDALPFPDRELFDYQQIVDSDFNTALFMFSRGCPYDCTFCSNHVLRRKQPGRYVRFRSVESALEEIRQVAGRYRVKILYFNDDCFTAQKSFFDEFCRRYPQEFSFPFDINARPETLNDGVCQLLKKAGCRRVSIGIENGSEQFRREVLGRRQTNEQITAAFAACRLAGLKTKSFNIVGFPYETPAIFRETVDLNRRIQPDSVIIGVFEPYPGTKLAEVCLKEGFINGNNSEMCFVGRRDTVLNMPQFPRKEILSCFRNFAGNVYRQSAPGKALFYRVYYSPLGEMIVRALAPLKNFVRRYVMGV, encoded by the coding sequence ATGAAAATCCTTTTTGTTTATCCCGACCTCAATATCCGCGGCGGGGCCAGAAGCTTTCAGTTCGGAATAGGAATGATCAGCGCCGTGCTGAAAACGCGCGGGCATCAAACCCGCCTGCATTACCTCTTCGGACGATACGATCCCCGGCCGCTCCAACATGATATCGCCGCCTGGCAGCCGGATATCATCGCTTTTTCGGCCGTCTCTCCCCAGTATCATTATGTCCGGCGGCTTTTCCGCGATCTGCAGCCCTTCAAGGCTTTCACTATCCTCGGCGGACAGCACGCCACCCTGTCCCCGGAATGCCTGGGGGAAATTAAAGGCTTGGACGCCGTCTGCGTCGGCGAAGGCGAATATCCCATGCTGGAGCTGGCGGAGGCTCTTGAAAAAAACAACGACCCGTCCGGCATCCGCAACCTCTGGGTCAAAAGAAAAGACGGGGAAATAATCCGCAGCGAAACCAGGCCGTTTGTTGAGAACCTTGACGCCCTGCCTTTTCCCGACCGCGAGCTTTTTGACTATCAGCAGATCGTTGACTCCGATTTCAACACGGCGCTTTTCATGTTTTCGCGCGGGTGCCCCTATGACTGCACCTTCTGCAGCAACCATGTCCTGCGCCGGAAACAGCCCGGCCGGTACGTCCGTTTCCGCTCCGTTGAAAGCGCGCTTGAGGAAATCCGGCAGGTGGCCGGCCGTTACCGGGTAAAAATTCTTTATTTCAACGATGACTGTTTCACCGCTCAAAAATCGTTTTTTGACGAATTCTGCCGCCGTTATCCGCAGGAATTTTCGTTTCCCTTTGACATTAACGCCCGGCCGGAAACGCTGAATGACGGCGTCTGCCAACTCCTGAAAAAAGCCGGCTGCCGCCGCGTGAGCATCGGCATTGAGAACGGCAGTGAACAATTCCGGCGGGAAGTCCTCGGCCGGCGGCAGACCAACGAACAGATTACCGCGGCCTTTGCGGCCTGCCGGCTGGCCGGCTTGAAGACCAAATCGTTCAACATCGTCGGCTTCCCCTATGAAACGCCGGCCATTTTCCGGGAAACGGTGGATCTGAACCGGCGCATCCAGCCCGACAGCGTCATTATCGGAGTGTTTGAGCCGTACCCCGGCACCAAACTGGCCGAAGTGTGCCTGAAAGAAGGATTCATCAACGGCAACAATTCGGAAATGTGTTTTGTCGGGCGCCGGGACACGGTTCTCAATATGCCGCAATTTCCGCGGAAGGAAATTTTAAGCTGTTTCCGTAATTTTGCCGGCAATGTTTACCGGCAGAGCGCGCCGGGCAAGGCCCTTTTTTACAGGGTTTATTATTCCCCCCTGGGCGAAATGATAGTCAGGGCGCTGGCGCCTTTGAAAAATTTCGTGCGCCGGTACGTCATGGGAGTCTGA
- the cobU gene encoding bifunctional adenosylcobinamide kinase/adenosylcobinamide-phosphate guanylyltransferase: MAQDGKISRILILGGARSGKSSYALKLAEQNWRRPLYIATAEAFDDEMAARIAAHKKSRSRRWACAEEPLEIARLIRQTPRLCPARDVLLVDCFTLWLNNVIFREGLESFAGRKKELLKALKTAKKSLIMVSNEVGLGIVPDNAAGRQFRDLAGRLNQDLAAAADTVVLMTAGLPLILKGHKDKYAE; this comes from the coding sequence ATGGCTCAAGACGGAAAAATATCGCGGATACTGATATTGGGGGGCGCGCGCAGCGGCAAAAGCAGTTACGCCCTGAAACTTGCCGAACAAAACTGGCGCCGGCCGCTCTATATCGCCACCGCCGAGGCCTTTGATGATGAAATGGCCGCGCGGATCGCGGCGCATAAAAAAAGCCGCTCCCGGCGCTGGGCCTGCGCGGAAGAGCCGTTGGAAATAGCCCGTCTGATCAGGCAGACGCCCCGCCTTTGCCCGGCGCGCGACGTGCTCCTCGTTGATTGCTTCACGCTCTGGCTTAACAACGTGATTTTCAGAGAGGGATTGGAATCTTTTGCCGGGCGGAAAAAGGAATTGCTGAAAGCGTTGAAAACCGCTAAAAAGAGCTTGATCATGGTCAGCAACGAAGTCGGTTTGGGAATCGTGCCGGACAACGCGGCCGGCCGGCAATTCCGCGACCTGGCCGGACGTTTGAACCAGGACCTGGCGGCCGCCGCCGATACGGTCGTGCTGATGACGGCCGGATTGCCGCTGATTCTCAAGGGGCATAAAGACAAATATGCAGAATAA
- the rplT gene encoding 50S ribosomal protein L20: MPRATNAPASRRRRKRRLASAKGFSGARSKLFRQATAAVDRAMTLATIHRKLKKRDYRGLWIARLNAACRPHGINYSRFMEGLAKAKVSLNRKMLSEIAIHDPKGFAEIIGLAKSARG; this comes from the coding sequence ATGCCCAGAGCCACCAACGCCCCTGCTTCGCGCCGGAGAAGAAAACGCCGTCTTGCCTCGGCAAAGGGATTTTCCGGCGCGCGCAGCAAGCTGTTCCGCCAGGCAACCGCGGCCGTGGACCGCGCCATGACGCTGGCCACCATCCACCGCAAACTCAAAAAACGAGATTATCGCGGTTTGTGGATCGCGCGCCTGAACGCCGCCTGCCGGCCGCACGGCATCAATTACAGCCGGTTCATGGAGGGCCTGGCAAAGGCAAAAGTTTCCCTGAACCGCAAAATGCTTTCCGAAATCGCCATTCATGATCCGAAGGGGTTTGCCGAAATCATCGGTCTCGCAAAATCCGCGCGAGGATGA
- a CDS encoding MotA/TolQ/ExbB proton channel family protein, whose translation MGGFTFREMLLNSWPIISVLAIMSVISLTIILDRFSVLRRARLNAAALAANLLKITRSHGLPAALEYCRRFSQPAANVMAAVIMRGGGREAMERAGQHALQAEINRLETYVPILGTVGSTAPFIGLLGTVLGIIKSFQDIAIHSGGGPEVVSAGIAEALIATAFGLLVAIPAVMFYNYCVHKIQRMTQEIDLAAYEIIEELQRTGNTP comes from the coding sequence ATGGGTGGATTCACGTTTCGCGAAATGCTCTTGAACAGCTGGCCGATTATCAGCGTGCTGGCAATCATGTCCGTCATTTCCCTGACGATCATTTTGGACCGTTTTTCCGTTTTACGCCGGGCGAGACTGAACGCGGCGGCCCTGGCCGCCAATCTTCTGAAAATAACCAGGTCGCACGGCCTGCCGGCGGCGCTGGAATATTGCCGCCGTTTTTCACAGCCCGCAGCCAACGTCATGGCGGCGGTCATCATGCGCGGCGGCGGCCGGGAGGCGATGGAACGCGCCGGCCAGCACGCCCTGCAGGCGGAAATAAACCGGCTGGAAACTTATGTGCCGATTCTGGGCACAGTCGGCAGCACCGCCCCGTTTATCGGACTGCTCGGCACGGTGCTGGGCATCATCAAGTCTTTCCAGGATATCGCCATTCACTCCGGCGGCGGCCCGGAAGTCGTATCGGCCGGAATAGCGGAAGCGCTGATCGCCACTGCCTTCGGCCTGCTGGTGGCCATCCCGGCAGTCATGTTTTACAATTACTGCGTGCACAAGATTCAGCGGATGACGCAGGAAATTGACCTGGCCGCGTACGAAATTATTGAGGAACTGCAAAGGACGGGTAATACGCCGTGA
- the rpmI gene encoding 50S ribosomal protein L35, protein MPKMKTKKAVAKRFRKTASGKLRHKGAACGHLFTTKSPKRKRHARRGSTLHPSETKRLVHLI, encoded by the coding sequence ATGCCGAAAATGAAGACCAAAAAAGCGGTTGCGAAACGTTTCCGCAAAACAGCGTCCGGAAAGCTCAGACACAAGGGCGCCGCCTGCGGACATCTGTTCACAACCAAATCGCCTAAACGCAAGCGCCACGCGCGCCGCGGCTCAACCCTGCACCCCAGCGAGACAAAACGGCTCGTTCATCTGATTTAA
- a CDS encoding sugar kinase produces the protein MKIELRKNCAYALLVPTSMGVRITPLRGQPVHNSETFFMQATSAETNVASVSASLGLPVKVLTTFVKDSPIARLIKDNLAGRHMACEGKEVKQGGPWGYRHQFNIADSGYGSRGPRVHNDRAGEVGRTLNVNDFDLERIFDGEGVQIVHLSGLIGALSPETSVFCLEIARAAKKHNARISFDLNYRASFWKSREDELRKIFSEIAGLADILVGNEEDFQLCLGVEGPEAGGKGLASKIEGFKGMIGRVKKAYPQASVFATTLREVLSANRHLWGAIMAEGDKWHVVEPREITVLDRIGGGDGFVGGLLYAILKGWEPEKWVQFGWASGALATTLMTDYALPADEEQVWSIWEGNARVRR, from the coding sequence ATGAAAATAGAACTCAGGAAAAATTGCGCTTATGCCTTGCTCGTTCCCACCAGCATGGGTGTCCGCATTACGCCTCTGCGCGGCCAGCCCGTGCACAACAGCGAGACGTTTTTTATGCAGGCCACCAGCGCCGAAACCAACGTGGCCAGCGTCTCCGCCTCCCTGGGCCTGCCCGTCAAGGTTCTGACAACCTTTGTCAAGGACAGTCCGATCGCCAGGCTGATCAAGGATAATCTCGCCGGCCGGCACATGGCCTGCGAAGGCAAAGAAGTCAAACAGGGCGGCCCGTGGGGTTATCGCCACCAGTTTAACATCGCCGACAGCGGCTATGGCTCGCGCGGACCGCGCGTGCACAACGACCGCGCCGGAGAGGTCGGCCGCACCCTGAACGTGAATGATTTTGACCTGGAGCGGATTTTCGACGGGGAAGGCGTCCAGATCGTCCATCTCTCCGGCCTGATCGGCGCGCTCTCTCCCGAGACAAGCGTTTTTTGCCTTGAAATTGCCCGGGCCGCCAAAAAACACAACGCCCGCATTTCGTTTGATCTTAATTACCGCGCCTCTTTCTGGAAAAGCCGGGAGGATGAACTGCGCAAAATCTTTTCGGAAATAGCCGGTTTGGCCGATATCCTGGTCGGGAACGAGGAAGACTTCCAGCTTTGCCTCGGCGTGGAAGGACCGGAAGCGGGCGGCAAAGGGCTTGCTTCCAAGATAGAAGGTTTCAAGGGAATGATCGGCAGGGTAAAAAAAGCGTACCCGCAGGCGTCTGTTTTCGCCACCACCCTGCGCGAAGTGCTCAGCGCCAACCGCCACCTCTGGGGCGCCATCATGGCCGAGGGCGACAAATGGCACGTCGTGGAACCGCGTGAAATCACGGTGCTGGATCGGATCGGCGGCGGTGACGGGTTTGTGGGAGGCTTGCTCTATGCCATCCTGAAAGGGTGGGAGCCGGAGAAGTGGGTTCAGTTCGGCTGGGCAAGCGGCGCCCTGGCCACGACCCTGATGACCGATTACGCCTTACCCGCCGACGAGGAGCAGGTCTGGTCCATCTGGGAGGGCAATGCGCGCGTCCGGCGCTGA
- the cobS gene encoding adenosylcobinamide-GDP ribazoletransferase — MIKNFITAIRTLTILPVPGPETERPADALYFFPLVGALLGGAVAAAAWLLGGQLNWPAGAAVAGVAGLVWLTRALHLDGLSDTIDACFAAPERERRLAIMKDPHIGAFGAAAIVLALLIKAAALERLCAVGCWRWIVLPVILSRTAMVFIAVYLPYARAEGGKAAAFFNGAKRKHFLAAAVTAVLFCLLCAGSAGLPAAAGALIAGLLIMRWMKRAFGGATGDLLGFTGEMTELLLYFLLAAFSTLN, encoded by the coding sequence ATGATAAAAAACTTTATCACCGCAATCCGGACTCTGACCATTCTGCCGGTTCCGGGACCGGAAACGGAACGGCCGGCCGATGCGCTTTATTTTTTCCCCCTGGTCGGCGCGCTGCTCGGCGGGGCGGTCGCGGCGGCCGCCTGGCTGCTGGGCGGCCAGCTCAACTGGCCGGCCGGCGCGGCGGTGGCCGGCGTGGCCGGCCTGGTGTGGCTGACGCGCGCGTTGCATCTGGACGGTCTGAGCGATACGATTGACGCTTGTTTCGCCGCTCCGGAACGGGAACGGCGGCTGGCAATCATGAAAGATCCGCACATCGGCGCTTTCGGCGCGGCGGCAATCGTCCTGGCGCTTCTTATTAAGGCGGCCGCTTTGGAAAGACTGTGCGCGGTTGGTTGCTGGCGCTGGATCGTCCTGCCGGTGATTCTTTCCAGGACCGCGATGGTTTTTATAGCCGTATACCTGCCGTACGCCCGCGCGGAAGGCGGCAAGGCCGCGGCTTTTTTCAACGGGGCCAAACGAAAGCATTTCCTGGCTGCCGCCGTAACGGCCGTTTTATTCTGCTTGCTGTGCGCGGGAAGCGCCGGCTTGCCGGCCGCCGCCGGCGCGCTTATCGCCGGGCTGCTGATCATGCGCTGGATGAAACGCGCCTTCGGCGGCGCCACCGGAGACTTGCTGGGTTTCACGGGCGAAATGACGGAATTGCTCCTCTATTTCCTGCTGGCGGCGTTTTCCACGCTCAATTAA